In a genomic window of Sutcliffiella sp. FSL R7-0096:
- a CDS encoding DUF421 domain-containing protein: protein MDFIKVLGRIITILPLMLIITLYMGKRSIGELPVFDFIVIITLGAVVGADIADPSIHHLPTAGAVITIALLQKLIAWAKIKNHRVGRLLTFEPTLVIYEGQFHVKNLQQISYSIDNILQMLREKDVFKVEDVYFALIEANGNLSVKLKPEKEAAKVEDVRPARYVNSIEFPVIMDGRIYKETLAYKGLDESWLREELLKQHIATVENVFYASINENNHLHVSLRTPASNPTIPIFH from the coding sequence ATGGATTTTATAAAGGTACTGGGTAGAATCATTACTATCCTACCGCTCATGTTGATAATTACTTTATATATGGGAAAGCGATCGATTGGAGAACTTCCCGTTTTTGATTTTATTGTCATTATTACGCTTGGAGCTGTGGTAGGGGCTGATATTGCAGACCCCAGCATCCATCATCTCCCTACTGCAGGTGCCGTTATCACTATAGCTCTACTACAGAAGTTAATAGCGTGGGCAAAGATAAAAAACCATCGGGTAGGCAGACTGTTAACCTTTGAGCCAACACTGGTCATTTATGAAGGGCAGTTTCATGTAAAGAACTTGCAACAGATTAGCTATTCGATAGACAATATTCTTCAAATGCTAAGAGAAAAAGATGTGTTTAAGGTGGAGGATGTCTATTTTGCCCTAATCGAGGCGAACGGAAATCTCTCTGTTAAGTTGAAGCCTGAAAAAGAGGCAGCAAAGGTGGAAGATGTTCGCCCTGCAAGATACGTAAACTCAATAGAATTCCCTGTCATAATGGACGGACGTATCTATAAGGAAACTTTAGCATACAAAGGATTAGATGAATCATGGCTTCGTGAGGAACTGCTAAAACAGCATATAGCTACTGTGGAGAATGTTTTTTACGCGTCAATAAACGAAAATAATCATTTGCATGTGTCTTTGCGCACTCCTGCATCAAACCCGACGATCCCTATTTTTCATTAG
- the aceA gene encoding isocitrate lyase, which yields MKREERIAQLEESWELDQRWNGIERPYSADEVLRLRGSIDIEHTLAKRGAQKLWDLLHTQDYVHALGALTGNQAIQQVKAGLKAIYLSGWQVAADANLSGHMYPDQSLYPANSVPHVVKRINQALQRADQIQYLEGSEEVDYFAPIVADAEAGFGGQLNVFELMKGMIESGASGVHFEDQLSSEKKCGHLGGKVLLPTQTAVKNLISARLAADVMGVPTILIARTDADAADLITSDIDENDHAFLTGERTAEGFYRTKAGIDQAIARGLAYAPYADLIWCETSEPNLEQARAFAEAIHEKFPGKLLAYNCSPSFNWKAKLDDATIETFQQQIAEFGYKFQFVTLAGFHALNHGMFELARGYRDRGMGAYSELQQAEFDSEQYGYTATRHQREVGTGYFDEVAKLVSGGTSSTTALSGSTEEAQFYQGKK from the coding sequence ATGAAAAGAGAAGAAAGAATTGCACAGTTAGAAGAAAGCTGGGAATTAGATCAACGCTGGAATGGGATTGAAAGACCCTATTCAGCAGATGAGGTGCTCCGTCTACGAGGTTCCATTGATATTGAACACACATTGGCGAAAAGAGGGGCACAGAAACTTTGGGATCTCCTTCATACACAAGACTATGTGCATGCGCTTGGAGCTCTAACAGGAAATCAGGCCATCCAGCAGGTAAAAGCGGGACTGAAAGCCATCTATTTGAGCGGTTGGCAAGTAGCTGCAGATGCCAATCTTTCCGGCCATATGTATCCGGACCAAAGTCTTTATCCTGCAAACAGTGTGCCTCATGTGGTTAAACGTATCAATCAAGCCTTGCAGCGTGCAGATCAAATCCAATACTTAGAAGGTAGTGAAGAAGTGGATTATTTTGCACCAATCGTTGCGGACGCAGAAGCAGGATTCGGTGGTCAGTTGAATGTGTTCGAATTGATGAAGGGGATGATCGAGTCCGGTGCTTCCGGAGTTCACTTTGAGGATCAATTATCTTCCGAGAAAAAGTGCGGCCACCTTGGAGGGAAAGTATTATTGCCTACACAAACTGCAGTGAAAAATCTGATCTCAGCACGTTTGGCAGCAGACGTAATGGGTGTGCCGACTATCCTCATTGCCAGAACGGATGCGGATGCAGCGGATCTTATCACAAGTGATATAGATGAGAACGATCATGCTTTCTTGACTGGTGAGAGAACTGCAGAAGGATTTTATCGCACAAAAGCGGGCATTGATCAGGCAATAGCACGTGGTCTTGCTTATGCTCCATATGCCGATCTAATCTGGTGTGAAACATCCGAACCGAACCTTGAGCAGGCAAGAGCCTTTGCTGAAGCCATACATGAAAAGTTCCCAGGTAAACTGTTGGCATATAACTGTTCACCGTCCTTTAACTGGAAAGCGAAATTGGATGATGCCACTATTGAAACGTTCCAGCAGCAGATTGCCGAGTTCGGATATAAATTCCAGTTTGTTACGTTAGCAGGATTCCATGCATTGAATCACGGCATGTTTGAACTGGCAAGAGGATACCGTGACCGTGGCATGGGAGCATATTCAGAGCTTCAACAGGCAGAGTTTGATAGTGAGCAGTATGGCTATACAGCAACCCGTCATCAGCGTGAAGTGGGTACAGGATATTTTGATGAAGTGGCAAAGCTTGTTTCCGGTGGTACATCCTCCACAACTGCATTAAGTGGTTCAACAGAAGAAGCCCAGTTTTATCAAGGGAAAAAATAA
- a CDS encoding VOC family protein, with the protein MIKGLDHIVLFCKDTESSKEWYKSAGFQYSHGYEGMHWFHIGSGLVMLHPADVTNPGITEVHAAVQDVKELFGYVQENGLTPIDHQNGNEVLTEPVTRPWGDIQFELEDLDGHRWAFTGRGE; encoded by the coding sequence ATGATTAAAGGACTCGACCATATCGTATTATTTTGTAAAGACACGGAAAGCTCCAAGGAATGGTACAAAAGCGCAGGGTTCCAGTACTCACACGGATATGAAGGGATGCACTGGTTTCACATTGGTAGTGGACTGGTAATGCTTCATCCAGCCGATGTAACGAATCCAGGCATCACAGAAGTCCATGCAGCCGTCCAAGATGTGAAGGAATTATTTGGCTATGTTCAAGAAAATGGACTCACTCCAATAGATCATCAAAATGGCAATGAGGTTCTTACTGAGCCTGTAACCCGTCCGTGGGGAGACATCCAATTTGAACTTGAGGATCTTGATGGCCACCGCTGGGCGTTTACAGGGCGTGGAGAATAG
- a CDS encoding S9 family peptidase, whose protein sequence is MAKRKIESTDLFRLTSLTDPQWDKHSRKYAFVQTTIHEEDNEYRSTIYVGDLEGNAVPFTAGKGRATSPRWSPDGSKLAFVSNRNEKSQIYVMPVNGGEAEQVTFCKNGARGPVWSPCGTKILFSTSVEGTEDLHATSDKKEEKKKPEPLVVEKMRYKSDAKGFLDKKNDHLALLDLKTKEVSLLTEGDRDYGSPAWSPDGTKITFVANLEENPDVSLVSDVYVMDLETKQKKKITHSNGFFSTISFSPDGQYLGFLGHEKEFQSATLTRVWVTQLATGETHCLTENLDVEVGDVAIGDFHSGNVNPGLMWAEDSEGFYFLMSDQGGTGIYFGSLDGSMYPIHLPDEHVYAVSMLTDTHEAIVGVSNSTDPGELYHLDFRSQSRKQLTNVNEAWKDEVELSVAEPIRYKAPDGWDLHGWIMKPAGFEAGKKYPTILEVHGGPHAMYANTYFHEFQTLTAQGFVVLFTNPRGSHGYGQEFVDAVRGDYGGKDYLDVMAAMDYALDTFDFIDKNNLGITGGSYGGFMTNWAVSHTDRFKAAVTQRSISNWLSFYGVSDIGYYFSEWEVKGDMGDNVEKLWEHSPIKYVADVNTPLLILHGEKDYRCPVEQAEQLFIALKKQGKTTKLVRFPGANHELSRSGDPALRIHRLEHIKNWFVEYLDGVK, encoded by the coding sequence ATGGCAAAAAGAAAAATAGAGTCAACCGATCTGTTTCGTTTAACATCTTTAACCGATCCACAGTGGGATAAACATTCCCGTAAGTATGCATTTGTTCAAACAACGATACATGAAGAAGATAATGAATATCGCTCCACCATTTACGTAGGCGATTTGGAGGGAAATGCAGTACCTTTTACAGCTGGTAAGGGACGAGCGACTAGTCCGAGATGGTCTCCTGATGGCAGCAAGCTCGCTTTTGTTTCCAACCGGAACGAGAAAAGCCAGATTTATGTGATGCCCGTGAACGGCGGGGAAGCAGAGCAGGTTACCTTCTGTAAGAATGGTGCAAGAGGGCCGGTCTGGTCACCATGCGGAACAAAAATTCTATTCAGTACTTCTGTGGAAGGTACGGAAGATCTGCATGCAACAAGCGATAAAAAAGAGGAAAAGAAAAAACCGGAACCGCTTGTAGTGGAAAAAATGCGCTATAAATCGGATGCAAAAGGGTTTCTCGATAAGAAAAACGACCACCTTGCTTTATTGGATCTGAAAACAAAAGAAGTAAGCCTTCTTACGGAAGGAGATAGGGATTACGGCAGTCCTGCCTGGTCACCGGATGGAACAAAAATTACTTTTGTGGCAAATCTTGAAGAGAATCCGGATGTTTCCTTGGTCTCTGATGTTTATGTGATGGATCTTGAAACAAAACAGAAAAAAAAGATTACCCATAGCAACGGTTTCTTTTCCACTATCTCTTTCTCCCCAGATGGACAGTATCTTGGTTTCCTGGGACATGAAAAAGAATTCCAAAGTGCCACGTTGACACGTGTATGGGTAACACAACTTGCAACAGGTGAAACGCACTGTCTAACAGAGAACCTCGATGTGGAGGTCGGGGACGTGGCGATTGGCGATTTCCATTCGGGAAATGTGAATCCTGGTCTTATGTGGGCGGAGGATAGTGAAGGTTTTTATTTTCTGATGAGTGACCAGGGGGGAACAGGTATCTACTTCGGTTCCTTGGATGGATCGATGTATCCAATCCACCTTCCTGATGAGCATGTATATGCGGTGAGTATGCTGACTGACACGCATGAGGCGATTGTAGGTGTAAGTAACTCAACTGACCCAGGGGAACTTTACCATCTTGATTTCAGATCACAATCAAGGAAGCAGCTGACAAATGTCAATGAAGCTTGGAAAGATGAAGTTGAGTTAAGTGTGGCAGAACCTATCCGCTACAAAGCACCTGATGGTTGGGATCTGCATGGGTGGATCATGAAACCTGCAGGATTTGAAGCGGGCAAAAAATACCCAACGATTCTTGAAGTGCATGGCGGTCCTCATGCCATGTATGCCAATACGTATTTCCATGAGTTCCAAACCTTGACGGCACAAGGGTTTGTCGTGTTATTCACTAACCCGCGTGGAAGTCATGGCTATGGCCAGGAGTTTGTTGACGCCGTGCGCGGTGATTACGGAGGGAAAGATTATCTTGATGTGATGGCTGCGATGGATTATGCGCTTGACACATTCGATTTCATCGATAAAAACAATCTGGGAATAACAGGTGGCAGCTATGGCGGATTTATGACGAACTGGGCGGTAAGTCATACGGACCGGTTCAAAGCAGCCGTAACTCAACGATCTATCTCTAACTGGCTTAGCTTCTATGGTGTCAGTGACATCGGCTATTATTTCTCTGAGTGGGAAGTGAAAGGCGATATGGGAGACAATGTGGAGAAGCTTTGGGAGCATTCCCCAATCAAATATGTGGCAGATGTGAATACGCCATTGCTAATCCTCCATGGGGAAAAAGATTATCGTTGTCCGGTCGAACAAGCGGAGCAGCTTTTCATCGCCCTGAAGAAACAAGGCAAAACGACAAAGCTAGTACGTTTCCCAGGTGCTAATCATGAACTATCAAGAAGTGGTGACCCCGCATTACGCATTCACCGTTTAGAGCATATCAAGAACTGGTTTGTAGAGTATTTGGATGGCGTAAAGTAA
- a CDS encoding DUF421 domain-containing protein — translation MELFMDLVKVLFRIVTILPLMLIVTLFMGKRSIGELPVFDFLVILTLGSVVGADIADPNVHHLPTVGAIIAIALLQKLIAWWKIKNHKVGRLLSFEPTLVIYEGQFHIKNMRKISYSIDNILQMLREKDVFRVADVHFALIEANGELSVKLKPEKELVNREDLQSAQLKSSIEYTVIMDGRIQEQALEHLGLDETWLREELLKGDIVNIQDVFYAAINEENRLNITMRTPGYTKNIPIFH, via the coding sequence ATGGAACTTTTCATGGACTTAGTTAAGGTGCTTTTTCGTATCGTTACCATTCTGCCATTAATGCTGATCGTAACCCTATTCATGGGGAAACGTTCTATTGGTGAACTTCCTGTCTTTGATTTTCTTGTCATTTTGACACTCGGGTCGGTAGTCGGAGCCGACATCGCTGATCCTAACGTCCATCACCTGCCTACTGTGGGTGCCATTATTGCGATTGCCCTTTTACAAAAGTTGATTGCATGGTGGAAAATAAAGAACCATAAAGTGGGGCGGCTACTTTCCTTTGAACCGACCCTTGTCATCTATGAAGGGCAATTCCATATCAAGAATATGCGCAAGATCAGTTACTCTATTGATAATATCCTCCAGATGTTAAGGGAAAAGGATGTTTTTCGAGTGGCTGATGTTCATTTCGCATTGATTGAAGCGAACGGGGAACTATCTGTGAAATTAAAACCGGAAAAAGAACTAGTGAATAGGGAAGATCTACAATCGGCTCAGCTGAAATCCTCGATTGAATATACCGTCATCATGGATGGGAGAATACAGGAACAAGCATTGGAGCATTTAGGTTTGGATGAAACCTGGTTGAGGGAGGAGCTACTAAAAGGAGACATAGTAAATATTCAAGATGTCTTCTATGCGGCAATCAATGAAGAGAACAGATTGAATATTACCATGAGAACCCCAGGCTATACAAAAAATATACCGATTTTTCACTAA
- a CDS encoding IDEAL domain-containing protein, producing the protein MKNEKSYTELMKSKKMNKKVSVEAYMMNVYVQMIIDESLFHYHKNLLQEKIDCALDANDPSLFHLLSARYKKFLNDWGVPA; encoded by the coding sequence ATGAAGAATGAGAAGTCTTATACGGAATTGATGAAATCGAAGAAGATGAACAAGAAAGTGTCCGTTGAAGCCTATATGATGAATGTTTATGTTCAGATGATTATTGATGAGTCTTTGTTCCACTACCACAAAAACCTTCTGCAAGAGAAAATTGACTGTGCCCTTGATGCCAATGACCCTTCCCTGTTCCACTTACTTTCCGCCAGATATAAAAAATTCCTGAATGATTGGGGCGTTCCCGCTTAG
- a CDS encoding competence protein ComK: MMKNNVDISVDYEINGFTMAIIPVEMEGNLYSKVLEEDAEIYVALPPIKIMEDSCNFYGSSFEGRKQGTKGISGYTHKPPIVVDPMNDIFFFPTASPTNENCIWISLHYAYEYKKTPVATTKVTFPNNTIVEFPISKTSYEAQVHRTSLFRAKLQQRVNRKRNNVNRSLVATPGMMYRLRGNKDLQC, encoded by the coding sequence ATGATGAAGAATAACGTCGATATATCGGTGGATTACGAAATTAATGGATTTACAATGGCAATCATTCCTGTTGAAATGGAGGGGAACCTGTATTCAAAGGTACTTGAAGAGGATGCGGAGATCTATGTAGCATTGCCCCCAATAAAAATTATGGAAGACAGCTGCAACTTCTACGGATCTAGCTTTGAAGGAAGAAAACAAGGCACTAAGGGCATCTCCGGCTATACACACAAACCCCCAATCGTCGTTGATCCGATGAATGACATTTTCTTTTTCCCCACTGCATCACCTACAAACGAAAACTGCATCTGGATTTCACTACACTACGCTTATGAATATAAAAAAACTCCTGTAGCGACCACTAAAGTCACGTTTCCGAATAATACCATAGTGGAATTTCCCATTTCCAAAACCTCTTATGAGGCCCAAGTTCATCGTACTTCCCTTTTTCGGGCAAAGCTCCAACAAAGAGTTAACAGAAAACGGAATAATGTAAACCGCAGCCTTGTCGCGACACCCGGTATGATGTATCGATTGAGAGGTAATAAAGATCTGCAATGCTGA